In the genome of Crassaminicella thermophila, the window AGAACTAGATGATATTAAAGGGGATGATATTTGTAAGGTAGCGCAGAAAGTATTTTGTAAACCAACCATCCATATTTTATTAAATAAAAAGTAAGTTAGGCCAAGATAACCTTGGCCTATTTTGTTAATTTTTCAGCACATAATTGGGCATTTTGCATTACTTCTTCTAGATTAATTGTTGTTAATTTGCGATTTTCCATTAATATATTTCCATCTACAATAACGGTATCTACATCTGAACCTTGAATAGAATATACTAATAAAGATACTATGTTGTGCTTTGGATATAGATGAGGCTTGTTTAAGTCAATTAAAATAATATCTGCACATTTTCCTACTTCTATTGAGCCCACTTTATCTTCTATTCCTAATGCCTTAGCTCCATTGATTGTAGCCATTTTTAGTGCTGTAGCCGCAGGTACAGCTGTGCTATCTCCCGTAATACCTTTATTAAGTATAGAAGCAAGTTTCATTTCTTCAAACATATTTAGATTATTGTTACTACAAGAGCTATCTGTTCCTAATGCAACATTAATTTTATTTTTTAGCATTTTGTAAACAGGAGAAAAACCATTTGCAAGCTTCAAGTTGCTTACAGGATTATTTAATACATGAACATTTTTGTCCTTTAGGATCAAAATATCTTCATCTGATAAATGAACACAATGTGCTGCTAAAGTATGTACATCAAATAATCCTAAATCATATAAGTGTTTTACAGGTGATTTACCATAAGTATTTATACTGTCTTGTACCTCTTTAATACTTTCACTTAAATGAATATGAATTCCTGTATTTAGTTCTTTTGCCAAAGGAATAATTTTTTTTAGGTAGTCTGCTGAACAGGTATATGGAGCATGTGGGCCAACGAAAACCCTGATTCTATCATTATTTGATTTATGCCACTTTTTATACAAATCTCTTGTAATTTTAAAATCAGACTGATCATCTCTCGTTTTATCAAAAAGTGTGTCACAAATGCATCCTCTTATTTTTGCATCTTGAGCTGCTTTCGCAACAGTATCAGCAAAATTATACATATCATTAAAGCAAGTAACGCCTGACATGATTAATTCTGCAATACTTAACATACTTCCCCAATAAACAATTTCTTCTGTTAATTTTGGTTCTATTGGCCATACTTTTTCTGTAAGCCATTCCCAAAGGGGTAAGTCATCTGCATAGTTTCTTAAAAGAGACATAGGCAAATGGGTATGTGTGTTAATAAGTCCTGGCATAACAAGTTTATCTGTGGCAGAGATAAGCTTGTCATACTCAAAGCTTTTTGGAATTTCTCCTATATATTGGATCACTCCATCTTTTATAGCAATATCTTTATTTTCTATAAAAACTTTTTCTTTATCGAAGCATAATATCGAAGGATTTTTTATGAGTATATTCATGAAATCCACTTCCTATCGTTTGATATTATTTTACACTATTATATATATAGTGAATAATTTAGTTTTTTATATGGATTTAATAATATTTTTCATAAGTGTAATAAACTTTGCTCTTGCTTTTTCTGAAGTTTCCATTACTTCATTGTGATCTAATGGCTGGTCTAAAATTCCTGCTGCCATATTTGTCATACAAGATACACCAATTACTTTTATACCGCTATGAATAGCTGTAATAACTTCTGGTACAGTAGACATACCTACAGCATCTGCTCCTAATGTACGTACCATTTTAATTTCTGCAGGAGTTTCATAAGTAGGACCGCTCATGCAAGCATAAACACCTTCTTGCAACTCAATATTTAAAGATTTGGCAATTTCTTTTACTTTAGTTCTTAAATCTTTATCGTAGGCATTAGACATATCTGGGAAACGTGTACCAAATTCACCTAAATTTTTGCCAATTAATGGATTATCTCCAGACAGATTCAAGTGATCAGAAATAAGCATTAAATCTCCAGGTTTATATGAAGTGTTTACAGCGCCAGCAGCATTTGTAACAATTAAAGTTTTTATTCCTAATAATTTCATTACGCGAACTGGAAATGTTACTTCTTTCATATGATATCCTTCATAGAAATGAAAACGTCCTTGCATGGCAACTACTTTTTTTCCTTCTAATGTTCCAATTACCAATTGTCCTGCATGACCTTCTACTGTAGATACTGGAAAATTTGGGATTTCACTATAAGGATAAACCTCTTTATTTTCTATTTGATCTGCAATAGCACCAAGTCCTGAGCCTAGTATAAGGCCAATTTCGGGTTGAAATTTTGATTTTTGTAAAATGTATTCTGCTGATTGTTTAATGCTTTTGTAAAAATCCATACATTTTTTCCTCCTTATTTTTTAATAATTTCTTTTAAGAAACTATTACCATGTTTTACGGGTTCAACATGAAAGATTTCAGCTACCGTTTGTCCCATATCAGCAAAGGTTGTTCTTGTTCCTAAATTAATATTTTTTTCAAGTGGCTTGCCGTATGCTAAGAAAGGAACATATTCTCTAGAGTGATCAGTACCTGGCATTGTAGGATCACATCCATGGTCAGCTGTAATAAATAATATATCTGTATCTTTCATTGTATCAAATATTTCAGGTAATCTTTTGTCAAAATCTGCTAATCCTTGTGCATAAGCTTTAACATTATTACGATGACCCCACTTCATATCAAAATCAACAAGGTTTGTAAAAATTAATCCTTTTTTGTCTTGTTTCATATAGTTTAGGGTTTGATCAACACCATCCATATTATTTTTTGTATGAATTGCTTCTGTAATACCTTGCCCAGAAAAAATATCTTCAATTTTTCCTACGCCGATTACATTTAAATCAGCATTTTTTAGATTATCTAATAAAGTATTGTAAGGTGGAGTAAGAGAGAAATCCCTTCTATTAGCAGTTCGAGTAAAATTGCCTGGTTTTCCAATAAAAGGTCTTGCAATTATTCTAGCGACTCCATGCTCACCTTGTAAAATTTTTCTTGCTATTTTACACATTTCATATAAACGATTAGTAGAAATTATTTCTTCATGTGCTGCAATTTGAAATACGCTATCAGCTGAAGTGTATACAATAGGATATCCTGTTTTTATATGCTCTTTACCTAGTTCTTCTATAATTGCTGTACCAGAAGCAGGCTTGTTTCCAATGATTTTTGTGCCGATTTCTTTTTCAAAAGCAGTAATGATTTCTTCTGGAAAACCATTTGGATAAGTAGGAAAAGCTGTTTCTAAACAAACACCAG includes:
- a CDS encoding amidohydrolase, whose product is MNILIKNPSILCFDKEKVFIENKDIAIKDGVIQYIGEIPKSFEYDKLISATDKLVMPGLINTHTHLPMSLLRNYADDLPLWEWLTEKVWPIEPKLTEEIVYWGSMLSIAELIMSGVTCFNDMYNFADTVAKAAQDAKIRGCICDTLFDKTRDDQSDFKITRDLYKKWHKSNNDRIRVFVGPHAPYTCSADYLKKIIPLAKELNTGIHIHLSESIKEVQDSINTYGKSPVKHLYDLGLFDVHTLAAHCVHLSDEDILILKDKNVHVLNNPVSNLKLANGFSPVYKMLKNKINVALGTDSSCSNNNLNMFEEMKLASILNKGITGDSTAVPAATALKMATINGAKALGIEDKVGSIEVGKCADIILIDLNKPHLYPKHNIVSLLVYSIQGSDVDTVIVDGNILMENRKLTTINLEEVMQNAQLCAEKLTK
- a CDS encoding phosphopentomutase; translation: MINRVIWIVLDSVGMGALPDAEKYGDAGSNTIGNISKALGGLHLPNMEKLGLGHIDGMIGINKTENPIGCYGRFAEKSEGKDTTTGHWEMAGVCLETAFPTYPNGFPEEIITAFEKEIGTKIIGNKPASGTAIIEELGKEHIKTGYPIVYTSADSVFQIAAHEEIISTNRLYEMCKIARKILQGEHGVARIIARPFIGKPGNFTRTANRRDFSLTPPYNTLLDNLKNADLNVIGVGKIEDIFSGQGITEAIHTKNNMDGVDQTLNYMKQDKKGLIFTNLVDFDMKWGHRNNVKAYAQGLADFDKRLPEIFDTMKDTDILFITADHGCDPTMPGTDHSREYVPFLAYGKPLEKNINLGTRTTFADMGQTVAEIFHVEPVKHGNSFLKEIIKK
- a CDS encoding purine-nucleoside phosphorylase encodes the protein MDFYKSIKQSAEYILQKSKFQPEIGLILGSGLGAIADQIENKEVYPYSEIPNFPVSTVEGHAGQLVIGTLEGKKVVAMQGRFHFYEGYHMKEVTFPVRVMKLLGIKTLIVTNAAGAVNTSYKPGDLMLISDHLNLSGDNPLIGKNLGEFGTRFPDMSNAYDKDLRTKVKEIAKSLNIELQEGVYACMSGPTYETPAEIKMVRTLGADAVGMSTVPEVITAIHSGIKVIGVSCMTNMAAGILDQPLDHNEVMETSEKARAKFITLMKNIIKSI